In a single window of the bacterium (Candidatus Blackallbacteria) CG13_big_fil_rev_8_21_14_2_50_49_14 genome:
- the cpaB gene encoding Flp pilus assembly protein CpaB, with product MSSIDHLRNKLRSNHQDTQELTPETGAHEAPKSFRRPSPVFTDELPGTADLDASVFQEPASPSTNAAPVSETQPKKANPLLEKLKQLEVNRKMLIIALGVAGLATLLSMSYIKGIAEPLRGQSKLIKVVTLVKDVPARTPLKEDMVQIKEIPAAYVPEGATRVEPGKTPVVLGMLTVTALYKGEMLMKERMSDPNAATGLATQIPEGHRAITVRTDNAYLMKPGDYVDVIAAIKDLNPVRRGKIISIPVLQRAKILAVGNQFTSEAGNSGNSNSMPREITVAVPDERVNLMSILEQSNGKFNVIQRAAGDQHIQTELYTIQEIEDALQGKFESTPTADTTTPTKEVKPAAKTTKEEDPTEEDISKLVDLSGGAPAAPAAPAYRAPAYRAPVYRAPVRQAPRRPAAAPAQRPAAAPARAPVRPYRAPTVIQGGVQTQGGE from the coding sequence GTGTCATCAATCGATCATCTGCGCAATAAATTGCGCTCAAATCATCAGGATACTCAGGAACTAACGCCTGAAACCGGGGCCCATGAGGCCCCCAAAAGTTTTCGCCGCCCATCCCCTGTATTTACTGACGAACTGCCAGGCACTGCAGATTTAGATGCTTCCGTGTTTCAAGAACCCGCCTCTCCCTCCACAAACGCAGCTCCGGTCAGCGAAACCCAGCCCAAAAAAGCCAATCCTCTGCTCGAAAAACTGAAACAACTTGAAGTCAACCGCAAAATGCTGATCATCGCGCTCGGTGTGGCGGGTTTAGCTACTCTTCTGTCCATGAGTTATATCAAAGGCATTGCAGAACCTCTGAGAGGGCAATCCAAATTGATCAAGGTCGTGACCCTGGTCAAAGATGTTCCGGCCCGCACCCCCCTCAAAGAAGACATGGTGCAAATCAAAGAAATTCCTGCCGCCTATGTACCTGAAGGAGCGACGCGCGTAGAGCCAGGCAAAACGCCTGTTGTTTTGGGAATGCTCACCGTGACCGCTCTGTATAAGGGTGAAATGCTGATGAAAGAACGCATGTCAGACCCCAATGCCGCTACAGGTCTGGCGACACAAATTCCCGAAGGGCACCGGGCGATTACCGTACGCACCGACAATGCCTATTTAATGAAGCCCGGCGATTATGTTGACGTCATTGCCGCCATCAAAGATCTGAATCCCGTGCGCCGTGGAAAAATCATCTCGATTCCCGTACTCCAACGCGCCAAGATTCTGGCGGTGGGCAATCAATTTACAAGCGAAGCCGGTAATAGCGGCAACAGCAACAGCATGCCGCGTGAAATCACGGTGGCTGTTCCCGATGAGCGAGTCAATCTGATGAGTATTCTCGAGCAAAGCAATGGCAAGTTCAATGTGATTCAGCGCGCAGCGGGTGATCAACATATTCAGACCGAGCTGTATACAATTCAGGAAATTGAAGATGCGCTTCAGGGCAAATTTGAATCGACGCCAACCGCCGATACCACCACCCCAACCAAAGAAGTAAAGCCAGCCGCTAAAACAACCAAAGAAGAAGATCCGACGGAAGAAGATATTTCCAAACTGGTCGATCTCTCTGGAGGAGCACCCGCAGCCCCTGCGGCGCCGGCTTACCGCGCCCCAGCCTACCGTGCGCCCGTTTACAGAGCTCCTGTCCGCCAGGCTCCCCGCCGTCCCGCTGCGGCCCCAGCCCAACGGCCCGCAGCAGCACCGGCACGTGCCCCCGTCCGTCCCTACCGTGCACCCACTGTAATTCAGGGGGGCGTTCAAACCCAGGGTGGAGAATAA
- a CDS encoding ATP-dependent RecD-like DNA helicase — protein MEKQETLEGIIERVTFQAEETGYAVFKLKVPRSQDLATVVGNMPPLYAGESVRLFGIWGLHPKHGAQFKAFQIEKLMPATAVGLEKYLASGLIKGVGPVTAKRLVKAFGLEIIDVIETAPERLLEVSLIGPRKRDMIVRSWFEHREIQNVMVFLQEHGVSTTYAVKIYKKYGNEAIAIVQANPYRLAEEIWGIGFKTADKLAQELGHAPDSPFRLRAGLIYALQRATDEGHLYLPRSQLFENTAELLAIEPGLLPEILTELGQADQVILEGEPDNPAIYLASLWHAEAGVARRLKGLLAQSEPPDPQVLLQWLESFEKRQGMELAPEQREAVRQAASQKVFILTGGPGTGKTTVSKAIIGWFEAQNRKLLLASPTGRAAKRLNEVTGRPAKTLHRLLEFDPSRQAFKRDEHFPLEVDVLLLDEVSMIDLPLFHFLLKALPAEAHLILVGDSDQLPSVGPGAVLQHLLQSQVIPSVCLQQIFRQAQASLIVRNAHRVNQGYLPELLPPTGAHRSEDCFFIPAETPEEVLEQILDLVARRLPAAGFSAEEIQLLCPMNRGLIGAHRLNQELQAILNPATPQKSELTRGSRTLRLGDRVIQLRNNYDREVFNGDMGELVHFEPEDQLLRVRFPEGVVEYDFSDSDELALAYALSVHKSQGSEYPVVILPVSMQHYLMLQRNLIYTAMTRARRLLILVGQRKALALAVKNQGQNKRFSHLADRLEQA, from the coding sequence ATGGAAAAACAAGAAACCCTTGAAGGCATTATTGAGCGCGTCACTTTTCAGGCTGAAGAAACTGGCTATGCTGTTTTTAAACTGAAAGTTCCGCGCAGTCAGGATTTGGCCACTGTGGTAGGCAATATGCCCCCTTTGTATGCTGGAGAATCTGTTCGCCTGTTTGGTATTTGGGGGCTTCACCCCAAGCATGGGGCGCAATTTAAAGCTTTTCAAATTGAAAAACTGATGCCGGCTACCGCTGTTGGGCTTGAAAAGTATTTAGCCTCAGGTTTGATCAAAGGCGTGGGGCCTGTTACGGCAAAACGTCTGGTGAAAGCGTTCGGACTTGAGATTATTGACGTGATTGAAACGGCCCCAGAACGTCTTTTGGAAGTGTCTTTAATTGGGCCGCGTAAGCGCGATATGATTGTGCGCAGTTGGTTTGAACACCGCGAAATTCAGAACGTGATGGTGTTTCTGCAGGAGCACGGGGTTTCAACGACCTATGCCGTGAAAATCTACAAAAAATATGGCAATGAAGCGATTGCGATTGTGCAGGCCAATCCCTACCGTTTGGCGGAAGAAATTTGGGGCATTGGTTTTAAAACTGCGGATAAACTGGCGCAGGAGCTGGGGCATGCGCCAGACAGCCCGTTTCGACTGCGTGCAGGCCTGATTTATGCGCTGCAGCGCGCCACAGATGAGGGGCATCTCTATTTGCCCCGCAGTCAACTTTTTGAAAATACGGCTGAACTTTTGGCGATTGAACCTGGGCTTTTGCCAGAAATTTTGACTGAGTTGGGGCAGGCCGATCAGGTGATTTTAGAAGGTGAGCCCGATAATCCAGCCATTTATCTTGCCTCTCTTTGGCATGCCGAAGCTGGTGTAGCACGTCGCCTCAAGGGGCTTTTGGCCCAGAGTGAACCCCCCGATCCTCAGGTTTTGCTGCAATGGCTGGAAAGCTTTGAAAAGAGGCAGGGCATGGAATTGGCTCCCGAGCAGCGTGAAGCGGTTCGACAGGCGGCCAGCCAGAAGGTATTTATTTTGACAGGGGGGCCGGGAACAGGCAAAACAACCGTCAGTAAGGCGATCATTGGCTGGTTTGAGGCTCAAAATCGCAAATTATTGCTGGCTTCTCCCACAGGGCGGGCAGCCAAGCGTTTGAATGAGGTGACGGGGCGGCCCGCAAAAACGCTTCACCGTTTATTGGAGTTTGATCCTTCCCGCCAGGCCTTTAAACGGGATGAGCATTTTCCGCTGGAGGTTGATGTTCTGCTTCTTGATGAAGTCAGTATGATTGATTTGCCTCTTTTTCATTTTCTGCTCAAGGCCTTGCCAGCAGAAGCCCATTTGATTCTGGTTGGAGACAGCGATCAACTGCCTTCTGTGGGGCCGGGAGCTGTTCTGCAACATTTGCTTCAATCTCAGGTGATTCCCTCCGTTTGTCTGCAGCAGATTTTTCGTCAGGCCCAGGCCAGTTTAATTGTTCGCAACGCGCACCGCGTGAATCAGGGATATTTGCCTGAACTCTTGCCTCCCACAGGTGCGCATCGCTCTGAAGATTGCTTTTTTATTCCTGCAGAAACCCCTGAAGAGGTGCTGGAACAAATCTTGGATTTGGTTGCGCGCCGTTTGCCTGCTGCCGGTTTCAGTGCTGAAGAGATTCAATTGCTCTGTCCGATGAACCGAGGGCTGATCGGGGCGCATCGTTTGAATCAGGAATTACAGGCCATTTTAAACCCTGCAACCCCGCAGAAAAGCGAATTGACCCGCGGGAGCCGCACCTTGCGTTTGGGAGATCGCGTAATTCAACTGCGCAATAATTATGATCGTGAAGTGTTTAATGGCGATATGGGGGAGTTGGTGCATTTTGAACCCGAAGATCAGCTTCTGCGTGTGCGCTTTCCTGAGGGAGTTGTAGAGTATGATTTCTCTGACAGCGATGAACTGGCTTTGGCTTACGCACTTTCGGTGCATAAATCGCAAGGCAGTGAATATCCTGTGGTGATTTTGCCAGTGAGTATGCAGCATTATCTGATGCTGCAGCGCAATCTGATTTATACCGCCATGACGCGGGCCCGGCGTCTTTTGATTCTGGTGGGCCAACGCAAGGCGCTGGCGCTGGCGGTGAAAAACCAGGGCCAGAACAAGCGCTTCAGCCATTTGGCGGATCGCCTGGAGCAAGCTTAA